The proteins below are encoded in one region of Silene latifolia isolate original U9 population chromosome 2, ASM4854445v1, whole genome shotgun sequence:
- the LOC141641289 gene encoding protein FAR1-RELATED SEQUENCE 5-like — translation MDVEGSSDLGEHTDAIVPAVSNDIVQSSSHLECIDAGSPIIETNPKERIPVCAPELKPVLGMIFDQLEDGLEFYKAYAANSGFKMRKSTQRNIDGVVMTKYCVFSKAGESKPRGKVKKRQRTRILCNAKIFFPRNEKGQYVIVDFHEGHTHLLSTPNTVEHLTESRELTLIHKTMIVENSKVNKGPVQSFRMFKEYVKGYQNVGASRENFKNFWSDVKKFIKGYGAQMMIENFMHKKAMCSSYYFDFDVDDRGRLSRVCWFDPIAIKNYSLFGDMTSFDTTFNMNTYKMIFAPFTGLDHHKKCVTFGAGLIRIETDEDFIWLFRNFLSAMSNKYHVYMITDQDRGIKAGVKTVFGDKTQHRYCMWHIMKKLPDKIGTTLYRETNFMKELCSYVWAEDIEPSEFEERWCSVISSYGLTDNEWLDTMFDKRTSWIPAYFRDLFMGGLMRTTSRSESENSFFGNFMNPHLTLVEFLMRFESAMDAQRWKQSKLIAESKNSFPDLETPHPLEKHASEFYTPVMFSKFKNEWVAACFTYGVKILGVTTSDSIPIIDREKDKVYYVNFISGEMKVNCTCKKFERHGILCRHALYVLKEQGLDNVPDRDR, via the exons ATGGATGTTGAGGGTTCTAGCGATTTGGGGGAACATACTGATGCGATTGTTCCAGCTGTTAGCAATGATATCGTGCAGTCATCATCTCATCTAG AGTGCATAGATGCAGGCTCACCAATCATCGAGACAAACCCGAAGGAAAGAATACCTGTATGTGCGCCAGAATTGAAGCCTGTTTTGGGTATGATCTTTGATCAACTAGAGGATGGGCTAGAATTCTATAAGGCTTATGCTGCTAATTCTGGTTTTAAAATGAGGAAGTCAACGCAACGAAACATAGACGGGGTTGTCATGACTAAGTACTGTGTGTTCAGTAAGGCTGGAGAAAGTAAGCCTAGAGGGAAGGTAAAAAAGAGACAGAGAACTAGAATTTTATGTAATGCAAAGATTTTTTTTCCaagaaatgaaaaaggacaatatGTGATTGTTGACTTTCATGAAGGTCACACCCATCTCCTCTCAACACCAAACACCGTGGAGCATTTGACAGAGTCACGAGAATTAACCCTTATACATAAAACCATGATTGTTGAGAATTCTAAAGTGAATAAGGGGCCTGTGCAAAGCTTTAGGATGTTCAAAGAGTACGTGAAAGGGTATCAAAATGTAGGGGCATCACGCGAGAACTTCAAAAATTTTTGGAGTGATGTGAAGAAATTTATTAAAGGGTATGGCGCGCAAATGATGATTGAAAATTTCATGCACAAAAAAGCCATGTGTAGTTCGTACTACTTTGATTTTGATGTTGACGATCGTGGTCGACTATCTAGGGTTTGTTGGTTTGACCCTATAGCTATAAAGAATTACAGTCTCTTTGGTGATATGACGTCTTTTGACACGACGTTTAATATGAACACATATAAAATGATATTTGCCCCTTTCACGGGGCTTGACCATCACAAAAAATGTGTGACATTTGGAGCAGGACTTATAAGGATAGAGACTGATGAGGATTTCATATGGTTGTTTCGGAATTTTCTGAGCGCAATGAGCAATAAGTATCATGTGTACATGATTACTGATCAAGATAGAGGCATAAAAGCAGGGGTTAAAACAGTGTTCGGGGACAAAACTCAGcacagatattgcatgtggcatatcatgaaaaAGCTGCCAGACAAGATCGGAACTACGCTATATCGAGAAACTAACTTCATGAAAGAGTTGTGCTCCTATGTTTGGGCAGAAGATATCGAACCGTCTGAGTTTGAGGAACGGTGGTGCTCAGTTATATCCTCATACGGGCTGACCGACAATGAATGGTTAGATACCATGTTTGACAAAAGGACTTCTTGGATCCCAGCATatttcagggatttatttatgggTGGACTAATGAGAACCACGTCCAGGTCTGAGTCCGAGAATAGCTTTTTCGGAAATTTCATGAACCCACACTTAACTTTGGTTGAGTTTCTTATGAGGTTTGAAAGTGCTATGGACGCGCAACGATGGAAACAATCCAAATTAATAGCCGAGTCAAAAAACTCCTTCCCTGATCTAGAAACGCCTCACCCTTTGGAAAAACACGCTTCTGAGTTCTACACCCCAGTGATGTTTTCTAAATTTAAAAACGAGTGGGTGGCTGCTTGTTTCACCTATGGTGTTAAAATTTTAGGGGTTACTACCAGTGACAGCATCCCCATTATTGATCGTGAAAAAGACAAGGTTTACTATGTTAACTTTATCTCTGGCGAAATGAAAGTGAACTGCACCTGTAAAAAGTTCGAGAGACATGGAATTTTGTGCCGTCATGCGCTATACGTGTTGAAAGAACAAGGCCTTGACAATGTTCCGGATCGAGATCGTTAA